Part of the Gemmatimonadota bacterium genome, TCGCCTTGACACTCCAACCGGCCCGCCGGTAGGATGGCCCATGGGAAGGCAAGTGTTTCCCAGCGGCTTTCGCCCGCCGACCGTCGTGCCCGTGGCACGGACGCTCGGCGGGCGCTTTTCATTGACTCCTGACCGATTCACCCACGAAGCATCGGCCCCCCATCCATGAATCTGCGTTCGACCCGCGCTGCCGACGTCATCCGCATGCCCACGAAGCGTTCACGCGCGTCCCATATCGTGGGCGAGGGGCTGACCTTCGACGATGTCCTGCTGGTCCCCGGGCATTCGACCGTGCATCCCAAGGACACCGATCTGACGTCGGTTCTCACGCAAGGGATCTCGCTGAAGATCCCTCTCCTGTCGGCGGCGATGGACACGGTCACCGAGGCCCGGATGGCCATCGCCATCGCGCGGGAAGGCGGCATCGGGATCATCCACAAGAACATGCCCATCGAGCGCCACGCCGAGGAGATCGACCGCGTCAAGCGATCGGAGAGCGGGATGATCCTCAAGCCGATCACGCTGGGGCCCGAGCGGACCTTGCGGGACGCGCAGGATCTGATGGCGCGCTTCTCCATCAGTGGAGTGCCCATCGTCGAGCCGGACGGACGGCTGGTCGGGATCATCACCAACCGCGATCTGCAGTTCGAGACCGACCTCTCCCAGTCCATCCAGGCGGTGATGACCTCCGAGCGCCTGGTCACGGCACCCGTCGGGACCACCCTGGACGATGCCGAACGGATCCTGCATCGGCACCGCATCGAGAAGCTGCCCGTTGTGGATGAGCAGGGCATCCTGCGTGGCCTCATCACCGTGAAGGACATCTACAAACGGAGGGACTTCCCCCACGCCTGCAAGGACGACCATGGCCGCCTTCGCGTTGGGGGCGCCATCGGCGCCGGCACCCGCGATCTCGACCGGGCCCGGGCCCTGGTCGCCGCGGGCGCTGACGTACTGGTGATCGATACGGCTCACGGCCATTCCGAGGGGGTGCTGCAGGCCCTGGAGCGCACACGCCAGGCTCTGCCGGACGTGCAGATCGTGGCCGGGAACGTGGGGACCGCGGATGGGGCCCGGGCGCTGGCGGAACGGGGTGCGGATGCGGTGAAGGTGGGGGTCGGACCTGGATCGATCTGCACCACCCGCGTGGTCACCGGGGTGGGCCTGCCACAGCTCACCGCCATCATGGATGCCGTGGACGGGGTCGACGGCCGGGTCCCCATCATCGCCGAC contains:
- the guaB gene encoding IMP dehydrogenase, with the protein product MPTKRSRASHIVGEGLTFDDVLLVPGHSTVHPKDTDLTSVLTQGISLKIPLLSAAMDTVTEARMAIAIAREGGIGIIHKNMPIERHAEEIDRVKRSESGMILKPITLGPERTLRDAQDLMARFSISGVPIVEPDGRLVGIITNRDLQFETDLSQSIQAVMTSERLVTAPVGTTLDDAERILHRHRIEKLPVVDEQGILRGLITVKDIYKRRDFPHACKDDHGRLRVGGAIGAGTRDLDRARALVAAGADVLVIDTAHGHSEGVLQALERTRQALPDVQIVAGNVGTADGARALAERGADAVKVGVGPGSICTTRVVTGVGLPQLTAIMDAVDGVDGRVPIIADGGIRYSGDIVKALAAGASSVMMGSMFAGTEESPGESFLLEGRRFKIVRGMGSLSAMEQGSADRYFQEGEQNAKKLVPEGIEARVPYKGPVGDTVFQLVGGLRSGMGYVGAGSLEELRERARFLRITSGGLRESHPHDVTITREAPNYHL